In Dyadobacter sp. NIV53, a single window of DNA contains:
- the htpG gene encoding molecular chaperone HtpG produces METGIQEKGSLSIHTENIFPIIKKFLYSDHEIFLRELVSNAVDATQKLKKLSSYGEFNGELGDLKVTIKLDKDAKTITISDNGIGMTAEEIKKYINQIAFSGATEFVEKYKDKGDESKIIGNFGLGFYSAYMVASNVEIITKSYKEDSEAVRWECDGSTEYELTSAEKAERGSDIILHIAEDSEEFLDEHRLRGILEKYGKFLPVQIEFEDKVINNVSPIWTKNPADLVDQDYIDFYKELYPYSEDPLFWIHLNVDYPFNLTGVLYFPKLKNDFQGQREKIQLYSRQVFITDEVKDIVPDFLQLLHGVIDSPDIPLNVSRSYLQSDGNVKKINGYITRKVADKLSELFKNNREEFEKKFDDIGLFVKYGIISDEKFYEKAKDFCLLKNVDGKYFTISEYRDFVKDNQTDKNDTQVWLYTTDEKKQDAFVQSAKKRSYDILQLTSVIDSHFINALEQKVEKTTVKRVDAETLDKLIEKDFKLESILTQDDQDKAKKLFEEIAGNKTANIQVEAMPVDELPVVITFPEFMRRMTDMQASSGQKSMFGDMPLMFTVSLNANHPVIGRIIQTENEDDQKVLAKQVYDLALLSQGLLTGNDLTQFIQRTVTTL; encoded by the coding sequence ATGGAGACAGGGATTCAGGAAAAAGGAAGTCTAAGTATACATACAGAGAATATCTTTCCGATCATTAAAAAATTCCTTTACTCGGACCACGAAATATTTTTAAGAGAACTCGTTTCTAATGCTGTTGATGCAACGCAAAAGCTAAAAAAACTATCCTCTTATGGTGAATTCAATGGAGAACTTGGAGATCTGAAAGTAACTATAAAGCTTGATAAAGATGCCAAAACTATCACAATCAGTGACAATGGTATCGGTATGACGGCCGAAGAAATTAAGAAGTATATTAATCAGATTGCCTTTTCGGGTGCAACTGAATTTGTTGAAAAATATAAGGACAAAGGTGACGAAAGTAAAATCATTGGAAATTTCGGCCTTGGATTCTATTCTGCTTACATGGTTGCCAGTAATGTTGAAATCATTACAAAATCCTACAAAGAAGATTCAGAAGCTGTACGCTGGGAATGTGACGGTTCGACAGAATATGAGTTGACATCTGCCGAAAAAGCTGAAAGAGGATCAGATATTATTCTTCACATTGCAGAAGATTCTGAAGAGTTTTTGGACGAGCACCGTTTACGCGGAATCCTGGAAAAATATGGCAAATTCCTTCCCGTTCAAATCGAGTTTGAAGATAAAGTTATAAATAATGTAAGCCCGATCTGGACCAAAAATCCTGCTGATCTTGTTGATCAGGATTACATTGATTTTTACAAAGAATTGTATCCATACAGCGAAGACCCCTTGTTCTGGATACATTTGAATGTAGATTATCCTTTCAATTTAACCGGTGTTCTGTATTTTCCGAAACTTAAAAACGACTTCCAGGGACAACGTGAAAAAATCCAGCTTTACAGCCGTCAGGTATTTATTACAGACGAAGTAAAAGATATCGTTCCGGACTTTTTACAGTTGTTACACGGTGTAATTGATTCTCCGGATATTCCATTGAACGTATCCAGAAGTTATTTGCAGTCGGATGGTAATGTGAAGAAAATAAACGGTTACATTACCCGTAAAGTAGCTGACAAACTTTCAGAACTTTTCAAGAATAACAGAGAAGAGTTTGAAAAGAAATTTGATGATATCGGGCTTTTTGTAAAATATGGTATCATCAGTGATGAGAAGTTTTATGAAAAAGCGAAAGATTTTTGCTTGCTGAAAAACGTTGACGGCAAATATTTCACAATTTCAGAATACCGTGACTTTGTAAAAGACAACCAGACTGACAAGAATGATACGCAGGTTTGGTTATATACAACGGATGAGAAAAAACAGGACGCATTTGTTCAGTCTGCTAAAAAACGCAGCTATGATATTTTACAACTTACCAGTGTTATAGATTCTCATTTTATCAATGCACTGGAACAAAAGGTTGAAAAAACGACAGTGAAACGTGTAGATGCAGAAACGCTTGACAAACTGATCGAGAAAGATTTCAAACTTGAAAGCATTCTTACACAGGATGATCAGGACAAGGCGAAAAAACTTTTTGAAGAAATTGCAGGAAACAAAACTGCCAATATTCAGGTAGAAGCGATGCCTGTTGACGAACTTCCGGTAGTTATTACTTTCCCTGAGTTTATGCGACGTATGACTGATATGCAGGCTTCATCCGGACAGAAATCTATGTTTGGTGATATGCCTTTAATGTTCACAGTTTCATTGAATGCCAACCATCCTGTCATTGGACGTATCATTCAAACTGAAAATGAAGACGATCAGAAAGTGCTTGCCAAACAGGTATATGATCTGGCCTTGCTTTCACAGGGATTGCTGACTGGTAATGACCTTACGCAATTTATACAACGGACAGTTACAACGTTGTAA
- the rho gene encoding transcription termination factor Rho, with the protein MLTIDELNLKLLSELKEIAGNLGVPDYAKLPKKEIINRIVVQQEASQPAEINSKESDDEPKKKRARRSGPDESPVPAKAIGSRPPSKPRKENSPVISSAPLFDKTLIFEKPANIESRERNIDTTPEENDSEDDTLNDLGKEEPIAAVETEETSQENEIVEIQQENNTQEQPENTPREERTSRQPSDAGERQPQQQNPREDPSSKIKRNYNNYVREFDGLIINEGVLEIMQDGGYGFLRSADYNYLASPDDIYVSPSQIKLFGLKTGDTVKGQIRPPKEGEKYFALLRVETVNGKTTEEIRDRIPFEYLTPLFPDECLRLSSRPDQYSTRILDLFAPIGKGQRGMIVAQPKTGKTVLLKEIANAITRNHPEVFLLILLIDERPEEVTDMQRSVRAEVIASTFDEQADRHVKVASIVLEKAKRMVECGHDVVILLDSITRLARAYNTVVPSSGKILSGGVDANALHKPKRFFGAARNVEHGGSLTIIATALIDTGSKMDEVIFEEFKGTGNMELQLDRKLSNKRVFPAIDVMASGTRREDLLLDKETLKKVWILRKHMSDMNAMESMDFLLEHMKGTRNNEEFLISMNR; encoded by the coding sequence ATGCTTACAATTGATGAACTAAACCTTAAGCTTCTGTCAGAGCTAAAAGAAATAGCAGGAAACCTTGGTGTTCCTGATTATGCCAAATTGCCCAAAAAAGAAATTATTAATAGAATTGTTGTTCAGCAGGAAGCATCGCAGCCTGCGGAAATAAACAGTAAAGAATCTGATGATGAGCCAAAGAAAAAAAGGGCACGTCGTTCAGGTCCGGATGAATCTCCTGTTCCTGCCAAGGCAATCGGCAGCCGCCCTCCTTCCAAACCAAGAAAAGAAAATTCACCGGTTATTTCTTCTGCCCCGCTTTTTGATAAGACTTTAATATTTGAAAAACCGGCGAATATTGAATCCCGTGAGAGAAACATTGATACGACTCCTGAGGAAAACGATTCGGAAGATGACACACTGAATGATCTTGGTAAAGAGGAGCCAATTGCTGCCGTAGAAACTGAGGAAACCAGCCAGGAAAACGAAATTGTTGAGATTCAGCAGGAAAACAATACTCAGGAACAGCCTGAAAATACACCAAGAGAAGAAAGAACTTCCCGCCAGCCTTCTGATGCAGGTGAACGCCAGCCACAGCAGCAAAATCCGCGCGAAGATCCTTCGTCCAAAATAAAACGCAATTACAATAACTACGTCCGTGAGTTTGACGGCCTGATTATTAATGAAGGTGTTTTAGAAATTATGCAGGATGGCGGTTACGGTTTCCTGCGTTCTGCGGATTACAATTACCTTGCAAGTCCTGATGATATATATGTATCTCCTTCTCAGATTAAATTATTTGGTCTGAAAACAGGCGATACCGTTAAAGGCCAGATCCGTCCTCCCAAAGAAGGTGAAAAATATTTTGCACTTCTTCGTGTAGAAACGGTTAATGGTAAGACAACAGAAGAAATAAGGGACAGGATTCCGTTTGAATACCTTACACCTTTGTTTCCTGATGAATGCCTGAGATTAAGTTCACGCCCGGATCAGTATTCAACCAGAATATTAGATCTTTTTGCCCCGATTGGAAAGGGACAGCGCGGAATGATCGTTGCCCAGCCAAAAACCGGTAAAACCGTTTTGCTAAAGGAGATAGCGAATGCCATCACACGTAACCATCCGGAGGTTTTTCTTTTAATCCTTTTGATCGATGAACGTCCTGAGGAGGTTACCGATATGCAGCGCAGCGTACGTGCGGAAGTAATTGCTTCCACATTTGACGAACAGGCCGACCGCCACGTCAAGGTTGCGAGCATCGTTTTGGAAAAAGCAAAAAGGATGGTTGAATGCGGTCACGATGTAGTAATATTATTAGATTCAATTACCCGGCTTGCACGTGCGTATAATACTGTAGTACCATCATCCGGTAAAATTCTTTCCGGTGGTGTGGATGCGAATGCATTGCACAAACCAAAGCGGTTTTTCGGAGCTGCCAGAAATGTTGAACATGGCGGTTCTTTAACTATAATTGCTACTGCATTAATTGATACCGGATCTAAAATGGACGAAGTGATCTTTGAAGAGTTCAAAGGTACGGGTAACATGGAATTGCAGCTTGATCGTAAACTTTCTAACAAACGGGTATTCCCTGCTATTGATGTAATGGCTTCGGGAACGCGCCGTGAAGATTTACTTTTGGATAAAGAAACGCTGAAAAAAGTCTGGATTTTAAGAAAACATATGTCCGACATGAATGCGATGGAATCTATGGATTTCCTGCTGGAGCACATGAAAGGAACAAGAAATAATGAAGAATTCCTTATTTCAATGAATAGATAA